The Clostridium sp. AWRP genome has a window encoding:
- a CDS encoding SHOCT domain-containing protein, giving the protein MMRHDYYMGLGFYGSYILIFLLLVISVLIFLVLKNKPPLNPFIIKLLDILKEKYASSAITADEFIERKSIIEDIKYSNSYTPILIERYAKCEIATKEFLNIKNEIESNNYNASICEELAKGKLSYDKFKLKILGGQMNEKQ; this is encoded by the coding sequence ATGATGAGACATGACTATTATATGGGATTAGGGTTTTATGGTTCTTATATTTTAATATTTCTTCTATTAGTTATTTCAGTCTTAATATTTTTAGTATTAAAAAATAAACCTCCCTTAAATCCCTTTATAATAAAGCTTCTAGATATACTTAAAGAAAAATATGCTTCTAGTGCAATTACTGCAGATGAATTTATAGAGAGGAAATCTATTATTGAAGATATTAAATATTCAAATTCTTATACCCCTATACTTATTGAGAGATATGCAAAATGTGAAATAGCTACGAAAGAATTTTTGAATATCAAAAATGAAATTGAAAGCAATAATTATAATGCTTCTATATGTGAAGAACTTGCAAAGGGGAAACTTTCCTATGATAAATTTAAATTAAAAATATTGGGAGGGCAAATGAATGAAAAACAATAA
- a CDS encoding ATP-binding protein: MFKKNITFKLTLGFLTIVIVSTLLIGIIALSIFKNNIYEIKRNNMKKHALEISNTISPYMSENTKEKDFVNIVNLINSIDNAKLWILDSSKNIISASNNKDNVLTSINYADVKKTYNSITEKVFTGAETYDEIYNPYYKEYMMTTAVPIKNSSSTVIGAVILNSSLYDLSNSMNKFFIYIVLTLIGEICLAGFMGYYFSKNISKPLKKINSSALELARGHYGIKTNIYQKDEIGELSNSFDLLSLKLEYTIDKLFEEKNKLSNILKSMNEGILSLDTNFHIINMNQSTLDLLSLKDIESGTKVNEILLNLNVIEEFNFAISNNTKNSIVKEYLNKVLNFSISPIKNNLNQIIGGVILIQDVSEKEKLEQMRKDFISNVSHEFRTPLTVIKGNLESVIDGVTKPAYITDTCITLLKETNRLERMVKDLLNLSKLESGKLEIDFNKLDINMLVNDTIRSIKPIIDAKSIDLQLSLQNNLQPLFSDYDKLKQLLIIFLDNGIKFSQNKGKLKISSYSHSENVCITIEDNGIGIPKDEIQYLGEKFFKADRSRTSNTGGTGLGLSIAKRLVKVLNGHFSIESELTKGTKITISFPAKPKNEVKL, translated from the coding sequence ATGTTTAAAAAAAATATTACTTTTAAACTTACCCTTGGCTTTTTAACAATCGTTATCGTTTCAACTCTTTTAATTGGAATTATTGCATTAAGTATATTTAAAAATAACATCTATGAAATCAAAAGAAATAACATGAAAAAACATGCTTTGGAAATTTCAAATACTATTAGCCCTTATATGTCTGAAAACACTAAAGAAAAAGATTTTGTAAATATTGTAAATTTAATAAACTCCATCGATAACGCAAAACTTTGGATACTGGATTCTAGTAAAAATATTATAAGTGCATCAAATAATAAAGATAATGTTCTCACTAGCATTAACTATGCTGATGTGAAAAAAACATACAATTCTATTACTGAAAAAGTATTCACTGGTGCAGAAACATACGATGAAATATACAACCCTTACTATAAAGAATACATGATGACTACAGCAGTTCCAATAAAAAATAGCAGCAGCACTGTAATAGGTGCAGTAATTCTTAATTCTTCTTTATATGATTTATCAAATTCTATGAACAAATTTTTTATATATATAGTTTTAACTCTTATAGGCGAAATATGCCTTGCTGGATTTATGGGATATTATTTTTCCAAAAATATATCTAAACCATTAAAAAAAATAAATTCATCTGCACTTGAACTGGCAAGAGGTCACTATGGAATAAAGACAAATATCTACCAAAAAGATGAAATTGGCGAATTATCAAATTCATTTGATTTATTATCTCTAAAACTTGAGTACACCATAGATAAGCTTTTTGAAGAAAAAAATAAGTTAAGTAATATACTGAAAAGTATGAACGAGGGTATTTTATCTCTAGATACAAATTTTCATATTATAAATATGAATCAATCTACCTTAGACCTACTGTCTTTAAAAGACATTGAATCAGGCACAAAAGTTAATGAAATATTACTAAATTTAAATGTAATTGAAGAATTTAATTTTGCTATATCAAATAATACTAAAAACTCTATTGTAAAAGAATATCTAAATAAAGTATTAAATTTTTCTATATCTCCTATAAAAAATAACTTAAATCAAATTATAGGTGGTGTAATTCTTATTCAAGATGTAAGTGAAAAAGAAAAACTTGAACAGATGCGTAAAGATTTTATTTCAAATGTTTCTCATGAGTTTAGAACCCCCTTAACTGTTATAAAAGGTAATTTAGAATCAGTTATAGATGGAGTAACAAAGCCAGCATATATAACTGACACATGCATTACACTTTTAAAAGAAACTAACAGGCTTGAACGAATGGTTAAAGACTTGCTCAATCTAAGTAAATTGGAGTCTGGTAAATTAGAGATTGATTTTAATAAACTGGATATCAATATGCTAGTTAATGATACCATACGAAGTATTAAACCCATAATAGATGCTAAATCCATAGATTTGCAGCTATCTTTACAGAATAATTTACAACCCTTATTTAGTGACTATGACAAGTTGAAGCAATTACTCATAATATTTTTAGATAATGGAATTAAGTTTTCACAAAATAAAGGTAAGTTGAAGATATCCTCATATTCCCATAGTGAAAATGTTTGTATAACTATTGAAGACAATGGTATTGGTATACCTAAAGATGAAATTCAATATTTAGGCGAAAAATTTTTCAAAGCTGATAGATCAAGAACTTCAAACACTGGCGGAACCGGACTTGGACTTTCAATTGCAAAAAGATTAGTAAAAGTTTTAAATGGACATTTTTCTATAGAAAGCGAACTTACAAAAGGAACAAAAATAACTATTTCTTTTCCAGCAAAACCTAAAAATGAGGTGAAACTATGA
- a CDS encoding 4Fe-4S binding protein, which yields MKNNKLLKNLRYILLAVFLILITIEAYLHQLLGGGKSPSIHALCPYGALESLYSLIFAGTFIQKIFSGTLVLLIITLLIALIFRRSFCGLICPFGALQEFFGIMGKKIFKRKLIVPENIDKPLRYLKYIVLAATLYFAWKTAGLWMNPYDPWAAYGHISEGISSLTGEYLIGFIILIVSIVGSLLYDRFFCKYLCPMGAFYGIISKISPAKIVRNNDNCINCGLCSKNCPVNIKVSELKEIKSAECINCQTCILSCPEKNALEFKIKNKSVKPVFVLTFVILLFFGGIGITKLTGIYQDTPSKISLEAKTSEIKINPEEIKGYMTLQEISEAFKIDLNELYKKLNIPNSIPKDTKLKDIKNFIADFEVEKAREALK from the coding sequence ATGAAAAACAATAAATTATTAAAAAACTTACGCTATATTTTACTTGCAGTATTCTTGATACTTATTACAATTGAAGCTTACCTCCATCAACTGCTTGGAGGTGGCAAATCACCATCTATACATGCACTGTGTCCCTATGGAGCCTTAGAATCACTCTACAGCTTGATTTTTGCTGGAACATTCATACAAAAAATATTTTCAGGCACCCTTGTCCTACTTATCATAACATTATTAATAGCATTGATTTTCAGGAGAAGCTTTTGTGGGCTTATATGTCCTTTTGGTGCTCTTCAAGAGTTCTTTGGGATTATGGGCAAAAAAATATTTAAACGAAAACTTATTGTTCCAGAAAATATAGACAAGCCATTAAGATACCTTAAATATATTGTTCTTGCAGCAACACTATATTTCGCATGGAAAACTGCTGGTTTGTGGATGAACCCTTATGATCCCTGGGCAGCATATGGGCATATATCTGAAGGCATATCATCCCTTACTGGTGAATACTTAATTGGTTTTATTATACTCATAGTCTCTATAGTTGGTTCTCTATTATATGACAGATTCTTTTGTAAATACCTCTGTCCTATGGGTGCATTTTACGGTATAATTTCAAAAATAAGTCCAGCAAAAATAGTAAGAAATAATGATAACTGTATTAATTGTGGTCTATGCAGCAAAAATTGTCCTGTTAATATTAAAGTTTCTGAGCTTAAAGAAATTAAATCTGCTGAATGCATTAATTGTCAAACTTGTATACTATCTTGTCCTGAAAAAAATGCCTTAGAATTTAAAATTAAAAATAAATCCGTTAAGCCAGTATTTGTTTTAACCTTTGTAATTTTATTGTTCTTTGGAGGAATAGGCATTACTAAACTTACAGGAATATACCAGGATACGCCTTCTAAAATATCTCTTGAAGCTAAAACTTCTGAAATTAAAATAAATCCTGAAGAAATAAAAGGTTATATGACTTTGCAAGAAATATCTGAAGCATTTAAAATTGATTTAAACGAACTGTATAAAAAACTTAATATACCTAATTCCATTCCAAAGGATACAAAATTAAAAGACATTAAAAATTTTATTGCTGATTTTGAAGTAGAAAAAGCTAGGGAAGCACTAAAGTAA
- a CDS encoding GDSL-type esterase/lipase family protein produces the protein MIEKGENKVSIVCIGDSITFGFRVRKTESWVSVLSEKIKENIINKGIPGNTTAEMKERFEKDVVEFKPSKVLIMGGTNDVFLKISINDILKNIDMMVQMCEKNKFVPIVLTPLPVKDDIVEKTWFKDRDYREVNNYLGKFRELLVEYGKKKNIGVIDIGTILAASGKMKEYFLDDGIHVSKEIHNEIAQIIVNSNIVQYN, from the coding sequence ATGATAGAAAAAGGTGAAAATAAAGTGAGTATTGTATGTATTGGAGATAGCATAACTTTTGGTTTTAGAGTTCGTAAAACAGAAAGTTGGGTTAGTGTATTATCTGAGAAAATAAAGGAAAACATTATTAATAAAGGTATACCAGGTAATACAACAGCTGAAATGAAGGAAAGATTTGAAAAAGATGTTGTTGAGTTTAAACCATCTAAAGTTCTAATTATGGGTGGAACTAATGATGTATTTTTAAAGATAAGTATTAATGATATTTTAAAAAACATAGATATGATGGTTCAGATGTGTGAAAAAAATAAATTTGTTCCTATAGTTTTAACGCCTCTTCCAGTTAAAGATGATATTGTAGAAAAAACATGGTTTAAGGATAGGGATTATAGAGAGGTTAATAACTATTTAGGCAAATTTCGGGAACTGTTAGTTGAATATGGTAAGAAGAAAAATATTGGAGTTATAGATATAGGAACTATTTTAGCTGCAAGTGGAAAAATGAAAGAATATTTCTTAGATGATGGAATACATGTGTCAAAAGAGATTCATAATGAAATAGCCCAAATAATAGTTAATTCAAATATAGTACAGTATAATTAA
- a CDS encoding rhodanese-like domain-containing protein, giving the protein MSFFNLFTQKSSSKISDKKLKEMLESSTPPLLIDVRTPEEYSRGHISKSKNIPVQNFEDSIKKMGLKLDSPIVVYCQSGMRASQASKILNKLGFEEIYNLGGIGNWSYGLKR; this is encoded by the coding sequence ATGAGTTTTTTTAATTTATTTACACAAAAATCTTCTAGTAAAATTTCTGATAAAAAATTAAAAGAAATGCTGGAAAGTTCAACTCCCCCACTTTTAATTGACGTTAGAACCCCAGAAGAATATTCTAGAGGACATATATCAAAAAGCAAAAATATTCCTGTTCAAAATTTTGAAGATTCTATTAAAAAAATGGGATTAAAGTTAGACTCCCCTATTGTAGTATACTGTCAAAGCGGTATGAGAGCTTCTCAAGCTTCTAAAATACTAAATAAGTTAGGATTTGAAGAAATTTACAACCTTGGTGGAATTGGTAATTGGAGTTATGGATTAAAACGTTAA